The Electrophorus electricus isolate fEleEle1 chromosome 4, fEleEle1.pri, whole genome shotgun sequence region TGGTAATGAGGTgggtttttaaatgtttcttaaattactaatatttttaaaagtcagagcaatccagtatgtgtgtgtgtgtgtgtgtgtgtgtgtgtgtatatatatatagatatagatagatagatattttcTTGTCTGCTTTTCCCTAAATTACTTATGTGGTACCATTTCATAACATTTCACAATGCCATGAATCAGCAAATGTCTTGCCTTGAGTAGCAGGCCAGTCCAGTGGAGATGATGGAGTTAATCACAGCAGCAGGAATGTAGTATCTATGGAACATGCTGTTGACCCATTTTTCAGGAAATGCATAAGAGGAGTAGGAGATAGCAGAGCCTGTTGGTGcccaaaaacccaaataaaTGCAAACCAAATGAAGGATTTctaagaaaacaacaaaataacagctTATTTCCAATGAGTAAGTTTGAACAAATCAGGATTCTGTTCTgcaatgtttgtgtatgagatGGAATAATTATTTTACACTTTACGTATCTGTGCATTTCTTATTACTCAGCATTCAATGTAAAAGGTTTAAAGGGCTTATTGTTCTGAAAACAAATTCCAATCAAACCCAAGCTATAGAAGCTGAGAGCGCCGTAGTCAAAGAAGAAGCAGATGTGTCTGGCACGCTCTGACATGGTACTGAAGGTGTGAGCGCAGCTGGAGGCCAGTGGGTAGAGGCAGCTGGAGAAGAGGAAGACCACCAGAGGCCAACGGTAGCAATCCTGCCAATCTCCCTCTACTAGCACCACTAGCAGCTTCCATAAGAAGAACCTGGCAAAACGGACAGTTATACCATGGAAAActccagtggtagctcagtggtcaaggtactggacttgtaattgaaaggttggtggttcaagacccaccactgccaagttgtcactgctgggcctctgagcaagacccttaaccctcaattgctcgagttgtactcagttataaatttaagttgctttggataaaagcgtcaggtaaatgtatttCTATTACAATGTTAAGAATACCTCAtctagggttttttttttttttttttaagtactgTTGGACTCCCTCTTCACACGTTTACATACTGTCACAAAGGGGATCACGACTGATGTGGGATCCACCAGTATGCCTTTGTCTGAGAGCTACTATTCACAGCAAAAAACTGGGAACTACCCCAAGAATAGTAGACATAAGATGttatacaaaatgtaatgtgaaagTTAATGACCCAGTTGGTTTAATTTCTAGTGAagttgtatatttgttttagaaaattGAGTCATACCATGTGGGCAGAAAATGGGTCCAGATGTTAAGGGTTTCATTAGTTAGCTGAAAGACACTAAGAACACAGTCTTTAGCGGTACTGTAGGGGTACCGATATCCTGATATAATCCCATCTTCATGGAAGACCTGTGTAGAAAAGAGGGTCCATTAATTCTACACAAGCCAACAGAAGATTGGGATTACATGTTACAcattatacttttttttattttttttttaagaattttgATACATTTATGGCTTCAATAATGAATAGATTTTTGTTATTTGAGTTAATTATTTAGATAACTaggcaaaaaaaattaagaggCTAGTACAACAGGTAAGCAAGCACAGGCAAACCCAGGCTGTGTTCAGCTTTCACTCCTTTGAAAGTATTAGGCTTTGTGAGAAGGAAAGCAGCACCAAAATACTACTGCATTAAAAGGTGCAGTAAAGTGCAAGTCAGCTGAATGTATGGTACTTACTTTTGGAACTTGGCTGATGGTTAAAACTCTAGGTAGTTTGATCAGGCTCAACATGATGAGGCTCCTACACTCATCTGCTGAGCTCCAGTGACCTCTTTTCCAATTCTTCCTTTTTCTTGGGTTTTCTGGTGTAATCCTCACGTCCCTCTGAGGATGTACATCCGGAGGGAGAAAAGGGAGAAATGGTTTGTGAGAAACAAGCCCACACGCATAAGACATACAGACAGGGTGTGCTTGGGAGCTCACATACATGATCTAGTTGTGCTTGTGAAGATTAGGAGAAAAATACTACAGAAAGAAATTCATTACTgccaatacatttaaaacatatctTTCTGGATAGATGTCactggcaaaaaaacaacaaaaaaacaacaaccggGTACAAACCAGAATGTGTTCTTAAACAGAGGAAGCAAAGCTTCATGGAACAGTGAGTGGAGCTATAGCTGGTGTAAACACCAGAGGAATGTTAATATTAAACCTAATCTTTGGCCCATATTTAATATTTCCGAACCATTTTGACACGCAAATGTTTTTATGCATAAATCTGCAAGcgtaataaataaacatgctgttttgttgtaACAACCATCACAAGCAGTACTTCCAAACTTTCCATCATCACACAGATAGCTCATATCTCAAACATATCATTACTGCCTAAACCACTTTGTAATTATTAAGCTTCtattgttttttgggggttttttttaaagaaaggtaCAGTTAGCTACCTGTACCACAGTGACCTCAGCCCTACAAATACCAGTAGATAATTAACTTATACACAGTGAAAAGATCCGTTTGTCCATTTACTTAACACAACTCTCCTTaaattacacattattatatgACTGCAATTCATTTGTTAAAACGTGGTTAATGCCAAGATCTTTTCAGTGAAATGAATGAGTGAAACATGCATTAgatgaaaacaaaccaaacatcaAATGTCCAGATAATTTCAAAGTAGGTAAATAAGGAGCaggttttaaattattcattcagtGCTAGACATATCTTAGCAATTATAGCAAATCAAGTATCTATAGTGTTCAGCCTCACTTTCTGAAACATGAATACATGAAAAAGTTTCCACCAGGCTGGTTAAAGCATGAGCTTTGTTCTCAACTGCTTTAGCACAACAAAAATGACCTAAAGCCAGGGTGACCATATCTCATCTTTTTCCTGGGTATGTCTTCTTTTTCCTGGACATTCTCTTTATGGGACCTAAAAATGTGTCCAGCCAGGATTTCTAAAATGGTTAGGATTTGGCTTTCCTTTCGTGCTAACATTTACTTTCTACCAATCACCATActctatctgtctgtttttgcattgcttCGACCATTCTCTACAGGTTCCACTGTCTTGCTGGCCATGTTTCTCAATCAAGTACATGACCTACCCACAACCATTGGTCAGATTGTTTCTCaccatgtgagtgtgagtaaaTGCTTCACAGTAGCATATGGCCAGAGAGGACACGAGACGTTTACCTCCCATTTAATGTATCTATCTTTTGTAGGCTGCCTTTACAAGATCTAAAAATGAGGCAACACCGATGGAACAGTGAAGTTCTGAGGGTTGGGCCTCTTTTTTTCCTAagatctgttttgtttatgtacacCACGCATGTGACAAAAGAATTTGACAAAAATCAGTCTCCTTACACAGCACGCAACCTGCACTTcgattaaattattttttgggtcaaacaaaacagaaatgaaaaataaatctaaaataattatAGATGTGGACAGAGTTTGTGTGGAAATCTTTAGTACACCATATTGGGTTATGGTaactgatttttgtttattctgtgaccatgaaaataatattttttttactttatacatttttgtaattcatttaaatttatttgtaaGGAACAGTTGAATGGAAAGGTGATTATGGCCATTTAGGCCTGAAGGCAATTGTCACTGGTCCTGTAAGTGCGTACTGTATGTAATCTTAAAGTTAAAACAGTAAATTTACCCTGCATGTCCTGCTTTGACACAACAAAAGTGTTGCGAGTCATTGAGTGGGCTTTTAACTTTTGGAAGTTTGACTTTTGGTGAACAATTTTAATCAGAAAAACTTATAGCCTATTATTCAAGTTTTGTTTAAGCTTTGTGTCGAGTAGGCTAGTATGATCGGTTATATTTGGCCATTCTTTGAAAAATCCTGTCATAGTATTTATGAaaagtgaacattttaaataattgatgGTGAAGGTTGAATAAGGTAAACTTCCTAAGTTTGTCGTGAGGGGGCAATTGAATACAAACGTCTTCCGTTCACCAAAGCTTATAtatcttaaaatgtttgtttttgcatttgtgaACAGTACAACTATTCTGAATCAAATAAGATGTCAACTTACGATCAGACGCTGCAGAATGCTGAGTGCTGCCACTCCAagatgtgtagtgtggtgtagttaAATAAGTAAGACTTCTATTTCATCCTCTGTCGATGTATGGGAActgagcagcagcaggagaaaaacatgtctttctttgttttcgTTGTCAGCTGTGGATCCGCGGGCTAATCTGATTGGTTCACGGGTTTATCCTTGCCGCGCCGTCTCCAAGACCTTTCTGGACACATGGCAGACATGCTGTCCAGGGAACCTGATTACTCAATAACAATTCCCAGTTTATATAACTGTGTAAACAATGTGATcgtttaaaatgtgatttatttggACCATTCGCTTATGAATGCTTTTCAGTATTCTTGATAAATCGCAGACATTATTACCAGTAAATATCCCAAAATCTTATTAATAGCATATTACGTAggtctttcttttgtttttctaatgtAGACTGTAGATGAAATGTTCCATTAAATTCCATTTGCTTGATCGTAGGTGCCGCTGTAAAATTGTGACGTTTCACTACGGCTTCCTCCTATTGACTAATTTGTCCATGACTTTTTTGGAGGtggtgattaaaaaaacaaaacatttggagTTATTCTGTAACCAAGACTAAATTTTAACCAGTTTTcatagttttttatttttttacaaattatGTACCATATtagattaaatgtaaatgtgcaaagtttctacttttatttttgtttgtggtttcaTAACAGGGCAGCATATTGATTTTGCAAAgagttgaaaacattttgacaatACTGGCCTCTAGTGGCGTTAATGTGTTACATGCAAGGAGGTTACGAAACAGACGACAGTGACGTCACAGACACATCGGCGAAGTACAGTAAACACGAGAAAGCAAAGGAGCACATTGCACGGCCACCGAACTACACACATAACGATAGCCTACGCCTCGAAGGTACGAAAGTGATGAAGTCACTTTGCATGATTATATCCGCGACGTCTGCTTTGTAGTGCATGACTAAACCACTGACTGTTTAGCttcatttattgtcatttatatatatgttttaatgtaaGATGGTGAAGAGAAAGAAGACGGAAGCTGACACACGTGGAACAGAACAAGTTCTCTGCGACGCAAAAAAACAACCGAACGATGAGTTTCCTGAAACTCGTAAGAAGCGTAAGGCCAAGAAAGATGAAAAGACTCCACCAAAACCGGGTGGGCAAAATAGGAGCTAGTTGTGGTCAGATACATAGATAAATTCTCAATGACATAGTTATTTAAACTTTATTGCAGCTTTTAGTACTGGCTTTCTGATTCTGAAAGTCAGCTTCTGGAAACAGCCTAACCTGGAATAATCGTTCTGTGCATTGTAGAGTCATGCATTCAGATAAGTGTGAAGTGGACTGGATGGCAGAAGAAAGGTAACCAAATAAGCATaccacattacatttacaaaagctCCCTGGGACAGCGGATCCGATCTCATCTAAGACAGGTAATAGTATGCAGCAGTAATGTTACAGGAAGCTCCAATAATTTGTGCTTTtatctggttaaaaaaaaacaaaacattaaaacagtaaGTTTGTTTGTCTTTCGATATGGGCGCAGCTGAAGTGTTGATTTTACCCTCATCTCTGAAGTGTCTCCAGGAGCCTTTCACACGCTCCCTGGGCTCCTACAGATTGCTCCGCACAGCCAGTCCATTTGACAGGAGGGTGACATGTCTCGAGTGGCACCCCAGCTACCTCAGCAAGGTGGCTGTGGGCTCCAAAGGTGGAGACATCATCTTGTGGGACTATGAGGAGCTGAACAATGCAGCCTTCATACAAGGGGTGAGAGGGATATCTTGTCACTTGCAACTGGCCAGGTATAATAATGTGggacattttcacaaaataaaattcttCCACTTTGCCAGTATGCACTATAAAGGCCTGAGctatttggtttttttcttttgtaattaaAGGCTGGCTTACTGTACAGTTGGGTAGAAAAGACCAAGACAACATAACTTTCAGACTTTGTTGACTTTCTTCTTTGCCCAAGTATTCAGCAAATTAGTCTCACATGATTTCAAATGTCAAACACCATCGGCATAACTTGAATTTAAGGAATTGCTCCTGTTTATGATCCTGCATATtggaaaaatatttagaaagaGGAGTTCTGGGACAGCCGAGAGGACCACCTCAACAGACATCTGGTGCTGAGCTTTTCTGTGATGGTCTGTTTATGTGCTCACAGAAAGGTGCTGGTGACTCTATTGGGGAAATGAAGTTCTGTCCCTCAGATGCATCCAAAGTCTATGTGGCCTCTGGTGATGGCACACTCACCTTGCAGAGCTTTGAGCACCTACCGAGTGAGACGATTTCTCAAGTCCCCAGCTGTAGCCATGGCCATCACAGTCTTTGGTGAGCAAGCagattagtttgtttgttttttctctcagaTAGGTCTTGTGTTTGGATATAGGTGTAAGTACACATTGTCTTGTATAAGCTTTTTTCtcagttctgtttttattaCTGATCAAGTACTGCCAATCATCAGAGATTGTACAACACTGTGATTTCCAAAATGAGCTCGAGAGAGAAGCGTTCTCACATTGGGTGTGTTGCAGATGTGCTGCCTTTTACCTTTCTcctgcaaaaatgtaaacacactgatGACATACAATGATTTTACATGCAGTggcacatttaaaataatggtAGTAATCCCTTTGTATCATAACAAATTTTAATGACTTCCAAATCTCTGCTGTCGTCCCTAGTTACTGGTACTGCTGTGTGGATGTTTCTTTGAGTCGCCAAATGGTCGTTACTGGGGACAATGCAGGCAGATTGCTTTTGTTTGGACTGGATGGACAAGAGGTGGGAGATAAGCAATAGTAGTGAAGATGCTGTCTTTgtaaagtaaaagaaaacatcacTTCTTCAATAAAGGAGGTTTTGATCTTTCTTGAAATATGCCTTTCCCCATCTCACTGTAGATCTTAAATGAGAAGCTACACAAGGGTAAAGTGACCCATGCAGAATTCAACCCTCGCTATGACTGGCTCATGGCAACATCATCTGTTGACACCACTGTTAAGCTGTGGGACCTCAGAAacattaaagacaaaaacagttaCTTGCATGAAATCCCTCATAAGAAGCCTGTTAATGCTGGTAAGTGCACAAATGCCCATGCACTTAAAGAAAAGGCAATGAACTGCATATATATttgatgaacatttatttttgctctctccTTTCTTCAATTGTCCTTATTTTAGCTTATTTCAACCCAACTGACTGTACCAAGCTTCTCACTACAGACCAGATGGATGAGATCAGGATATATTCCTCATTTGATTGGTCTAAGCCATCTCAGGTTATTGTACACCCACATCGACAGTTCCAGCACCTGACACCCATCAAGGTCAGAGCCCAGGAGAACCATCTGATTAGACAATTACATCGATTGAACTCTTTTGGGTGTGAACTGGTTTGGTGATTTTCTTGGCCCAATTCACTTATAATATTCCAAAAGCCATGAGgatgtctgtgatgttttcATCTTAGGCAACTTGGCACCCCATATATGATCTCATTGTTGTTGGCCGTTACCCTGATGACCGTGTCTTTACTGATGATGAGAGAACCATTGATATATTTGATGCCAACACAGGCAGGCTTGTGAATCAGCTGAAAGACCCCAACACCCATGGCATTGTGTCTGTAAGTGGGTTTTTACTTCCTCTCCAGTCTTACAAAATAACTGTGGGTTCATGGTTCCTAGGACTCTCTGTGCCCATACGTGCATATTGTCAACAAAACAAATCTCCCAATATGTCAGTGTATTACCTACAGTAATACCAAAACCAACATGGATACAGCGCCTCATGAAACTATTCATACCCTtggtgtttttcctgttttgttgtgTTACAACCTGGAATTAAAATGGATTTGCAATTGGATTTCGTGTAAAGGATGTAACAAAATAGTCCAAATTCTTGAAGTTGAAGGAAAACAATACCttgtttaaaaaactgaaaagttGTCAGTGCATGCGTATTCACCCCCTTTGCTATGAAACTTCTACATAGCATCAGGCCCAACCTTTTAACTGCAGGAGCTGCATAATTCATTGATTGAagtccacctgtgtgtaatcAAAGTGACGTTATTTGTCACATGTCAGTATAAATACATCTGTTCTGCAAGGCCTGCCCGAAGACCAAGGTGCTCTCCAAACAGGTTAGATGCAAAGTTATGGAAAGTACAGATAAGGGATAGTTTATTTAAAAGGAGGACATTAAAGATAGATTCAGCAACAATAACAGTACAGGAGCACTATAGCACATATACACCCAGTTTAAGCTGTACACTCTGCTTCATGGAAGTGTGGCCTCAAAAATACCATTGCTTATAGACATACATACCCCAAGACACCTGTGTATAATTGTAAAAGTCTCTAAGAGGTATTGCATTTGGGGATAAATACTTATGCACACTAAAGAGGTCTTAATTATTGCTTGTGTCACAAAGTGGTAGACATGTTCTGTAATTCAAATGATGCAGCACCCCAAAAAAACACTGGGGGGTTGTATTGTTGGTGAATACAGTGCTGTACTCTACCTTTGGTGCAAAAAAGTGTTGACATTCAGAACATTCATAATGTCTATGATGTTGTTTGTTAGCTCAACAAATTCCATCCAATGGGGAGCGTATTGGCATCTGGAATGGGTAAGTACTCCGTGTAATTCTTGTAATTGTGAAAATTATTCAAGGAAAGTCAAAAACTGAaaactgcctgtgtgtgttattttgaatGTGCACTTCTTTCCTGAGAACACTTAATGTTCATCTGCAGGTTATAATATTTTGATCTGGAGCCAGGATGATACTGTAAGCCAGATGCTTGGAACACAAAGAGAGGAAAGAACAGagtctggagagagagatggaaactCTAGAGTCCAGCAGAGAGCTCAGCAGCACCCCCGACCAAGaccaaaaaccaaaactgaatgtaaaatggTGAAAAAGAAGTCATAGATGGGCTCTGCCGCTACTTAAAGATTATATGTACAATAGACATCGTTGTAAGACAATGATGTATCCATTTTCATacagcttttttttattttaagatatttttccagtttttaaactttataactttttaaacattgtttattcATATAATATACTTTGTACTGGTTAGAATAGCAAGGAAGAGTCATATTGGaaacaaaaagttaaaaaataaaacagcatggGTATTTACTAATGGGGGGGTGAGTAGTAACATGTTTACCTAAAGATCTCAAAATACACAGGGTTCTCTCTGACAGTCTGTGAGGCATACACACTGGCTAAACGTGAGGACCTGGACTTTGAAACTGCCTTGTAGATTCACTGTGGGATTATTTAAAACCTGCGTAGCTGATTGAGGGTGACGTTTGCTAGGCGCCCAAGGACCCATGGCCAAGCATGGTCTTGCTCTTGGACCTGGTAGGCTGAGTAAATCATTCCTAGGATGAGGGTCTCAAACCTGGACTGAGAGAATGACTGCTCGCCCTCCTCCAGAGTGGCTAGCAGTTCCTCCATTGCGGGCACGGTCTTGGGTACGTTGTCGTTTATAAGGCTTAAGAAAGCTCGGCCCTGCTTCATCGATGCCATCTCTTCATCCCGCAAGGCAACGTTGTTGTCAGCATCAATCACGAGGCCACTCAATAAGAACTAAGATGAACATGTAAATCATATTTTCTCTATagtttaacctttttaaaaacacacacatttatatatatatatatatacacacacacattagagaacaatttatgaacacttgattttttCAGAAAATAATCTTCACTGGTCAACATTTGAAGGTTAGGGGTATACCATGCTGCTAGAACACTTTTACAAAATAACCAACGTATTTTaacataaaacctttattttgcagaaaGC contains the following coding sequences:
- the ddb2 gene encoding DNA damage-binding protein 2; the encoded protein is MVKRKKTEADTRGTEQVLCDAKKQPNDEFPETRKKRKAKKDEKTPPKPESCIQISVKWTGWQKKGNQISIPHYIYKSSLGQRIRSHLRQCLQEPFTRSLGSYRLLRTASPFDRRVTCLEWHPSYLSKVAVGSKGGDIILWDYEELNNAAFIQGKGAGDSIGEMKFCPSDASKVYVASGDGTLTLQSFEHLPSETISQVPSCSHGHHSLCYWYCCVDVSLSRQMVVTGDNAGRLLLFGLDGQEILNEKLHKGKVTHAEFNPRYDWLMATSSVDTTVKLWDLRNIKDKNSYLHEIPHKKPVNAAYFNPTDCTKLLTTDQMDEIRIYSSFDWSKPSQVIVHPHRQFQHLTPIKATWHPIYDLIVVGRYPDDRVFTDDERTIDIFDANTGRLVNQLKDPNTHGIVSLNKFHPMGSVLASGMGYNILIWSQDDTVSQMLGTQREERTESGERDGNSRVQQRAQQHPRPRPKTKTECKMVKKKS
- the LOC113585067 gene encoding protein FAM180A, whose protein sequence is MSSKMQWIQFTWAVVCLVFFRDFCHISDPSAVLHGGVSQHAFIKSVSDANLVFEFLLSGLVIDADNNVALRDEEMASMKQGRAFLSLINDNVPKTVPAMEELLATLEEGEQSFSQSRFETLILGMIYSAYQVQEQDHAWPWVLGRLANVTLNQLRRF
- the paqr5a gene encoding membrane progestin receptor gamma-A, which encodes MLSLIKLPRVLTISQVPKVFHEDGIISGYRYPYSTAKDCVLSVFQLTNETLNIWTHFLPTWFFLWKLLVVLVEGDWQDCYRWPLVVFLFSSCLYPLASSCAHTFSTMSERARHICFFFDYGALSFYSLGSAISYSSYAFPEKWVNSMFHRYYIPAAVINSIISTGLACYSRSAVRTNVKLGKCLRTVAFAYPYIFDSVPLLCRMFVCSGDGCTVNEATAVHYLHTALAIFTGFLFATHLPERLAPGSFDYIGHSHQLFHVFAIIGTYFQLTAIELDMTLRKQWLQTHSQPITFTNTLGAALLCVTSCLCIIHIFIQELFTTTKNDNHF